Proteins encoded together in one Terriglobia bacterium window:
- a CDS encoding metal-sulfur cluster assembly factor, whose amino-acid sequence MPTKEDVMERLRFCYDPEIPLNIVDLGLVYNVEVFEGREVTVEMTLTAQGCPSHSEISRDVRTSLLNMPGVEKADVRVVWDPPWHPSRISAEGRKKLGIDDEAIEGFRSPGGAAL is encoded by the coding sequence ATGCCGACCAAAGAAGACGTCATGGAGCGGCTCCGCTTCTGCTACGACCCGGAGATCCCGCTGAACATCGTGGACCTCGGCCTGGTGTACAACGTCGAGGTCTTCGAGGGCCGCGAGGTCACGGTGGAAATGACTCTGACCGCGCAGGGCTGCCCCTCGCATTCCGAGATCAGCCGCGACGTGCGCACGAGCCTGCTCAATATGCCCGGCGTGGAGAAGGCCGACGTGCGCGTGGTGTGGGACCCGCCCTGGCATCCCAGCCGCATCAGCGCCGAAGGCCGCAAGAAGCTCGGCATCGACGACGAGGCCATCGAGGGCTTCCGCTCCCCCGGCGGAGCCGCGTTGTAG
- a CDS encoding PilZ domain-containing protein has translation MTPPVAPKSKPVPKVALIGIERPAAELLRSTFLQFKIESHVLTTDPAEAMHKKKYEGCVVRLDDQAGPVLEAVRTSARNRQITILGLCHNHEEAIRYSKFGINAVLKLPLDRQETMKAVRSTHLLILHELRRYVRLPIVLEVVMETSTGVKINGMTRDISYGGMSVKVPTKVGPDTAMEIRFTLPSGDAVKMPANVLWFHPPELVGLRFESTDEPRQMVRRWIDAYLEIA, from the coding sequence ATGACGCCACCCGTTGCTCCCAAATCCAAGCCCGTCCCCAAAGTGGCGCTGATCGGGATCGAGCGACCGGCGGCAGAATTGCTGCGTTCCACCTTCCTACAGTTCAAGATCGAATCGCACGTGCTTACGACCGATCCCGCCGAAGCCATGCACAAGAAGAAATATGAGGGCTGCGTGGTGCGTCTGGATGACCAAGCGGGGCCGGTGCTGGAGGCGGTGCGGACTTCGGCGCGCAATCGCCAGATCACCATCCTGGGCCTCTGCCACAACCACGAGGAAGCGATCCGCTATTCGAAGTTCGGCATCAACGCCGTGCTCAAGCTCCCCCTCGACCGCCAGGAAACCATGAAGGCGGTCCGTTCCACGCACCTGCTGATCCTGCACGAACTGCGGCGGTACGTGCGCCTGCCCATCGTGCTCGAGGTCGTGATGGAAACCTCGACCGGGGTGAAGATCAATGGCATGACGCGGGACATCAGCTACGGCGGCATGTCGGTGAAGGTGCCGACCAAGGTCGGCCCCGACACCGCGATGGAGATCAGGTTCACGCTGCCCAGCGGCGACGCCGTGAAGATGCCCGCCAACGTGCTGTGGTTCCATCCCCCGGAACTGGTCGGCCTCCGCTTCGAGTCCACCGACGAGCCGCGCCAGATGGTGCGCCGCTGGATCGACGCATACCTGGAAATCGCCTGA
- a CDS encoding MerR family transcriptional regulator, with protein MATATKSRAKKKAAEVVIPDKLYFRIGEVARLSRLPAYVLRFWETEFPQLKPTKSSTGQRMYRRRDVESVLRIKQLLYDQGFTIAGARQFMTRESRSPKPQAALPFLLPSDHGSLKQLRAGLKEILGILSARH; from the coding sequence ATGGCAACCGCTACCAAGTCCCGCGCAAAGAAGAAAGCCGCCGAAGTCGTCATCCCCGACAAGCTCTATTTCCGGATCGGCGAGGTGGCGCGTCTGAGCCGGCTCCCGGCGTACGTGCTGCGCTTCTGGGAGACGGAGTTCCCGCAACTGAAGCCCACCAAGTCGAGCACCGGGCAGCGCATGTACCGGCGCCGCGACGTGGAGAGCGTGCTGCGCATCAAGCAGCTCCTCTACGACCAGGGATTCACCATCGCAGGCGCGCGGCAGTTCATGACCCGGGAATCGCGCTCGCCCAAACCGCAGGCCGCGCTCCCCTTTCTCCTCCCCTCCGATCACGGCTCGCTCAAGCAACTGCGCGCCGGGCTCAAGGAGATCCTCGGCATCCTGTCGGCGAGGCACTGA
- a CDS encoding DUF1572 domain-containing protein — protein MTDDIGARYLDEARRSLRGNKRLAEGALAQISDEEFFRAPDQESNSIAVIVKHIAGNARARFTDFLSTDGEKPWRHRDTEFEIDKDDTRASLMEFWEAGYKIAFDTIASLKPEDLKRTVTIRGAEHSVLQAIHRATAHYAYHIGQIVFLAKHWRGREWKTLSIPRGKSDEAGQEMEQKLRERAK, from the coding sequence GTGACAGACGACATCGGAGCACGCTACCTAGACGAAGCGCGGCGCAGCCTGCGCGGAAACAAGCGCCTGGCGGAGGGCGCGCTGGCGCAGATCAGCGATGAAGAGTTCTTCCGCGCGCCGGACCAGGAGTCGAACAGCATCGCGGTGATCGTGAAGCATATCGCCGGGAATGCGCGCGCGCGCTTCACCGATTTCCTGAGCACGGACGGCGAAAAGCCGTGGCGACACCGCGACACCGAGTTCGAGATCGACAAGGACGATACCCGCGCCAGCCTGATGGAGTTCTGGGAGGCGGGCTACAAGATCGCCTTCGACACCATCGCCTCGCTCAAGCCCGAGGACCTGAAACGTACGGTGACCATCCGCGGCGCCGAACATTCGGTCCTCCAGGCCATCCACCGCGCGACGGCGCACTACGCCTACCACATCGGGCAGATCGTCTTTCTGGCCAAGCACTGGCGTGGCAGGGAGTGGAAGACGCTCAGCATCCCGCGCGGTAAGTCGGACGAGGCGGGGCAGGAGATGGAGCAAAAGCTGCGCGAGCGGGCCAAGTGA
- the tdh gene encoding L-threonine 3-dehydrogenase yields the protein MAGTMMAVVKPKPAPGTEIREVKIPKFGRTDVLVKVKVASVCGTDLHIYNWDRWAQHRIHPPLIPGHEFCGEVFAYGDEVTAVKEGDFVSAEMHVACGKCLQCRTGEAHICQHVKIIGVDADGAFAEYVCIPESNIWKLGPEIPQEYASILDPLGNAVHTVLAGEIAAKTVAITGCGPIGLFAIAVARACGATKVFAIEVNEYRRKVAKKMHADFVLDPSSQDVRKIVHDETDGVGVDVVCEMAGHPDAIRTGFDIVRRGGRISLLGLTSKPISLNFSEDIIFKGITIQGINGRRMYQTWYQMTALLKAGKLDLHPVITDRLAMKDFSKGMDRLKTGEASKILLYPNGVKS from the coding sequence ATGGCTGGAACGATGATGGCGGTGGTGAAGCCGAAGCCCGCCCCGGGGACAGAGATCCGCGAGGTCAAGATCCCGAAATTCGGCCGCACCGACGTGCTGGTGAAGGTGAAAGTAGCGTCCGTCTGCGGCACCGACCTCCACATCTATAACTGGGACCGCTGGGCGCAGCACCGCATCCATCCGCCGCTCATCCCCGGCCACGAGTTCTGTGGCGAAGTGTTTGCCTACGGCGACGAGGTCACGGCCGTGAAGGAAGGCGACTTCGTCTCGGCCGAGATGCACGTGGCCTGCGGCAAGTGCTTGCAGTGCCGCACTGGCGAGGCGCACATCTGCCAGCACGTGAAGATCATCGGCGTCGACGCCGACGGCGCGTTCGCCGAGTACGTCTGCATCCCCGAATCGAACATCTGGAAGCTCGGTCCCGAGATTCCGCAGGAGTACGCTTCGATCCTCGACCCGCTGGGCAACGCGGTGCACACCGTGCTAGCGGGCGAGATCGCGGCCAAGACGGTGGCCATCACCGGCTGCGGGCCGATCGGGCTGTTCGCCATCGCGGTGGCGCGTGCCTGCGGCGCAACGAAAGTATTCGCCATCGAGGTCAACGAGTACCGCCGCAAGGTGGCGAAGAAGATGCACGCCGACTTCGTGCTCGATCCATCCTCTCAGGACGTGCGCAAGATCGTGCACGATGAGACCGACGGCGTGGGCGTGGACGTGGTTTGCGAGATGGCCGGGCACCCGGACGCGATCCGAACAGGATTCGACATCGTGCGTCGCGGCGGTCGTATTTCCCTCCTGGGCCTGACCTCCAAGCCGATCTCGCTGAACTTTTCCGAAGACATCATCTTCAAGGGCATCACCATCCAGGGCATCAACGGCCGGCGCATGTATCAGACGTGGTACCAGATGACCGCGCTACTCAAGGCCGGCAAGCTCGACCTGCATCCGGTCATCACCGACCGCCTCGCCATGAAGGATTTCTCCAAGGGCATGGACCGGCTGAAGACCGGCGAGGCCAGCAAGATCCTGCTGTACCCGAACGGCGTGAAGAGCTGA
- the kbl gene encoding glycine C-acetyltransferase → MAYSDVVRNSYLSEISGIRTAGLFKEERFIHSPQSSEIEVEFPVGAQTKKVINICANNYLGLSSHPEVIAAAHAGLDSRGYGMSSVRFICGTQDIHRELEKRLTEFLGTEDTLLFPSCMDANAGFFEACLGEQDVMIADRLVHASVVDGMRLCKATQDTYKHSDMGHLEEKLQEHQDKRFRMIVTDGVFSMDGDLAKLDQMVALAEKYSAMVFVDDSHATGFIGKTGRGTHEHCGVFGKIDVITTTLGKALGGASGGVVSGRRELVEMCRQRARPYLFSNAVAPVIVAGALKVMELISRNTERRDKLEWNAKYWRGLLKDAGFDIKLGESPIVPVMLYDAKLAQDFARDLFAEGIYAVGFFFPVVPREQARIRTQLSAAHERHHLDAAIEAFKKVGNKYGILGMGKKELMAKFAA, encoded by the coding sequence ATGGCATATAGCGACGTAGTCCGCAATTCATACTTATCCGAGATCAGCGGGATCAGAACCGCCGGTCTTTTCAAAGAAGAACGCTTCATCCACTCGCCTCAGTCGTCGGAGATCGAGGTGGAATTCCCCGTCGGCGCGCAGACCAAGAAGGTGATCAACATCTGCGCCAACAACTACCTGGGCCTGTCCAGCCATCCCGAGGTCATCGCCGCGGCGCATGCTGGGCTGGATTCTCGCGGCTATGGCATGTCGTCGGTGCGCTTCATCTGCGGCACGCAGGACATCCATCGCGAACTGGAGAAGCGCTTGACGGAATTTCTTGGCACCGAAGACACCCTCCTGTTCCCCTCCTGCATGGACGCGAACGCCGGCTTCTTCGAGGCCTGCCTGGGGGAGCAGGACGTCATGATCGCCGACCGGCTGGTGCACGCCTCCGTGGTGGACGGCATGCGCCTCTGCAAGGCGACCCAGGACACGTACAAGCATTCGGATATGGGCCACCTGGAGGAAAAGCTTCAGGAGCACCAGGACAAGCGCTTCCGCATGATCGTCACCGACGGTGTCTTCTCCATGGACGGCGATCTGGCCAAGCTCGACCAGATGGTCGCGCTGGCTGAGAAATACAGCGCCATGGTGTTCGTGGATGACTCTCACGCCACCGGATTCATCGGCAAGACCGGGCGGGGAACGCACGAGCACTGCGGCGTTTTCGGGAAGATCGACGTCATCACCACCACGCTGGGCAAGGCGCTGGGCGGCGCCTCCGGCGGCGTGGTCAGCGGGCGACGCGAGCTGGTCGAGATGTGCCGCCAGCGCGCGCGTCCCTACCTTTTCTCCAATGCCGTCGCGCCGGTGATCGTGGCGGGGGCGCTGAAAGTCATGGAGCTGATCAGCCGCAACACCGAGCGGCGCGACAAGCTGGAGTGGAACGCCAAGTACTGGCGCGGCCTGCTCAAGGATGCGGGCTTCGACATCAAGCTAGGCGAAAGCCCGATCGTGCCCGTCATGCTCTACGACGCCAAGCTGGCCCAGGACTTCGCCCGCGACCTGTTTGCCGAGGGGATCTACGCGGTCGGGTTCTTCTTCCCGGTCGTGCCCAGGGAACAGGCGCGCATCCGCACCCAACTCTCCGCCGCGCACGAGAGGCATCACCTCGACGCTGCCATCGAGGCGTTCAAGAAGGTCGGGAACAAGTACGGGATCCTGGGAATGGGGAAGAAAGAACTGATGGCGAAGTTCGCGGCATGA
- a CDS encoding acyl carrier protein: MDELSEMVRNYVIREYLEEGDDRQITETTPLISGGIVDSFSMVSLKRFLEKKCAIQIPDADATPQAFDTVRSIVALVQRFQKAKGAAA, translated from the coding sequence ATGGACGAACTCAGTGAGATGGTTCGCAATTACGTGATCCGGGAATACCTGGAGGAAGGCGACGACCGGCAGATCACCGAGACCACGCCGCTGATCTCCGGCGGGATCGTGGATTCCTTCTCCATGGTCTCGCTCAAGCGTTTCCTGGAAAAGAAGTGCGCGATCCAGATCCCGGACGCCGATGCCACGCCGCAAGCCTTCGACACGGTGCGCAGCATCGTCGCTCTGGTGCAACGGTTTCAAAAGGCAAAGGGCGCCGCCGCATGA
- the acsA gene encoding acetate--CoA ligase has translation MSSALACRDLSYEELTANFDWSIAERELGYTPGEPINIGWMCSDRICHVGLGNKLALIWEDFQGHQKRFTYDDVRILSNTIAHFLRELGIQPEERVCLFMDRVPELYIGLLGILKTGAVAQPLFSAFGDESLFVRLSDAQTSAIITQRKHVPKVRKIRDKLPQLRHIIVVDAGESPLQEREIAFHMEQAPRVEQFDVYPTTAESPSILHYTSGTTGQPKGAQHVHYSIISQYLTAKWVLDLRPNDIYWCNADPGWVTGTSYGIIGPWANGTTQVVLDSGFSPEAWYAFLARHRVTVWYSAPTAIRLLMKEGKELPRRHDLSSLRHLASVGEPLNPEAVTWSQEVFGKPFHDSFWQTETGCIVITNFPGMPIKPGSMGKPFPGITATVLNTTTHEPINQPRIAGVIALRPGWPSQIRGYRNNEAGYQAKFKNGWYLCGDRASIDSDGYFWFMGRDDDVINTGGHLVGPFEIESALLECPAVAESAAVAKPDPVNMEVVKAFVALKKGYEPSDDLELEIMNHIRKRLSPLAMPQEIEFVDSLPKTRSGKIVRRILRCKEFNEPVGDLSTIMND, from the coding sequence ATGAGCAGCGCTCTTGCCTGTCGGGACCTCAGCTACGAGGAACTGACTGCGAACTTCGATTGGTCGATCGCCGAGCGGGAACTGGGCTATACGCCGGGCGAGCCGATCAATATCGGATGGATGTGCAGTGATCGCATCTGCCACGTGGGCCTAGGAAACAAGCTGGCGCTGATCTGGGAAGACTTCCAGGGCCACCAGAAGCGGTTCACCTACGACGACGTTCGCATCCTGTCCAACACCATTGCGCATTTCCTGCGCGAGCTGGGGATCCAGCCGGAAGAACGGGTCTGCCTGTTCATGGACCGGGTGCCCGAGTTGTACATCGGGCTGCTCGGCATCCTGAAGACGGGGGCGGTAGCGCAGCCTCTGTTCTCCGCCTTCGGTGACGAATCGCTGTTCGTCCGGCTCTCCGACGCCCAGACTTCGGCGATCATCACGCAGAGGAAGCACGTCCCCAAGGTGCGCAAGATCCGCGACAAGCTTCCGCAGTTGCGTCACATCATCGTGGTGGATGCAGGGGAATCGCCGCTGCAGGAGCGCGAGATCGCCTTCCACATGGAGCAGGCGCCGCGCGTCGAGCAGTTCGACGTCTATCCGACGACGGCGGAGTCGCCTTCCATCCTGCATTACACCTCGGGAACGACGGGGCAGCCCAAGGGCGCGCAGCACGTCCACTATTCGATCATCTCGCAGTACCTGACCGCCAAGTGGGTGCTCGATCTTCGTCCCAACGACATCTACTGGTGCAACGCCGATCCGGGTTGGGTGACGGGAACTTCGTACGGCATCATCGGGCCGTGGGCGAACGGGACGACCCAGGTCGTGCTGGACTCCGGCTTCAGCCCAGAGGCCTGGTACGCGTTCCTCGCCCGGCATCGTGTGACCGTGTGGTATTCGGCGCCCACCGCCATCCGCCTGCTCATGAAGGAAGGCAAGGAACTCCCGCGGCGGCACGACTTGTCCAGCTTGCGTCATCTGGCCAGCGTGGGCGAGCCGCTCAACCCGGAGGCGGTGACCTGGTCGCAGGAGGTCTTCGGCAAGCCCTTCCACGACAGCTTCTGGCAGACCGAGACCGGATGCATCGTCATCACCAATTTTCCCGGGATGCCGATCAAGCCGGGCTCCATGGGCAAGCCTTTCCCTGGGATCACCGCCACGGTGCTGAACACGACGACCCACGAGCCCATCAATCAACCCAGGATCGCGGGCGTGATCGCGCTCCGGCCGGGCTGGCCGTCTCAGATCCGCGGTTACCGGAACAACGAGGCGGGCTACCAGGCCAAGTTCAAGAACGGCTGGTATCTGTGCGGCGACCGCGCCTCGATCGACTCCGATGGCTACTTCTGGTTCATGGGGCGCGACGACGACGTCATCAACACCGGCGGACACCTGGTCGGGCCGTTCGAGATCGAGTCGGCCCTGCTGGAATGCCCGGCCGTGGCGGAATCCGCGGCGGTCGCCAAACCCGACCCGGTGAACATGGAAGTGGTGAAGGCCTTCGTCGCGCTGAAGAAGGGCTACGAACCCTCGGACGACCTCGAGCTCGAGATCATGAACCACATCCGCAAGCGGCTGTCGCCGCTGGCCATGCCGCAGGAGATCGAGTTCGTGGACTCCCTGCCCAAGACCCGCAGCGGCAAGATCGTGCGCCGCATCCTGCGCTGCAAGGAATTCAACGAGCCGGTAGGAGATCTTTCTACCATCATGAACGATTGA
- a CDS encoding holo-ACP synthase, whose product MILGIGIDLVENRRVERELARGEWRMGDGVFSPEEIRYCTSTRKPALRYAACFAAKEATLKALGVPARDLAVFREVEVGLESSSIALHSRLKNQSEQLGVRRIRLSTTVSRDLTGAMVILET is encoded by the coding sequence GTGATTCTCGGTATCGGGATCGATCTGGTGGAAAACCGCCGCGTAGAGCGGGAACTGGCGCGCGGCGAGTGGCGGATGGGCGACGGCGTGTTCAGCCCGGAGGAGATCCGCTATTGCACCTCCACGCGCAAGCCCGCGCTGCGTTACGCCGCCTGCTTCGCCGCCAAAGAGGCGACCCTGAAGGCCCTGGGCGTCCCGGCCAGGGACCTGGCCGTATTCCGGGAAGTGGAAGTCGGGCTCGAGTCCAGCAGCATCGCTCTCCACAGCCGGCTCAAAAACCAATCCGAACAACTGGGGGTGAGGCGCATCAGGCTGTCAACCACGGTCAGCAGAGACCTTACGGGTGCGATGGTCATCCTGGAAACCTGA
- a CDS encoding DNA adenine methylase, whose protein sequence is MATSEQRLRTKIPPEISRLQSAKLIPFGWYGGKFSLLEWLLPLLPECHHYCEPFAGSGVILLNRQPSPIETYNDLDGEVCNFFRVLRDQREALVQAIGLTPFSREEFALACKLEPTASELERARRFYVRARQVRTGLAQTASLGRWANCKNTSRAGMSGVISRWLGAVDALPQIAERLIRVQIENRPAVDVIRLYDSRETLFYCDPPYIHETRGDSKAYSNEMTDEQHEELADVLNRVKGQVALSNYDCGLMNRLYPSKRWIKTVSSLRTIHSTKDKRREVLWTNYDPHQQKHTTANLF, encoded by the coding sequence ATGGCTACTTCCGAACAAAGGCTCCGGACTAAAATTCCGCCCGAGATTTCCCGACTCCAGTCAGCAAAACTGATCCCATTCGGATGGTATGGCGGAAAGTTTTCACTCCTTGAATGGCTGCTTCCGCTTTTGCCAGAGTGCCACCATTACTGCGAACCCTTTGCCGGGTCAGGCGTGATTCTGTTGAACCGGCAACCATCGCCAATCGAGACTTATAACGACCTCGACGGTGAGGTCTGCAATTTCTTTCGAGTTCTTCGGGATCAACGGGAAGCGTTGGTCCAAGCCATTGGTCTAACGCCATTTTCTCGTGAGGAGTTTGCGTTAGCCTGTAAACTCGAACCGACCGCCAGTGAATTGGAACGCGCCCGGCGCTTCTATGTCCGGGCACGTCAGGTTAGAACTGGGCTTGCTCAGACTGCTTCTCTCGGTAGATGGGCCAATTGTAAGAATACAAGTCGAGCTGGAATGAGCGGAGTCATAAGTAGGTGGCTCGGAGCAGTTGATGCCTTGCCACAGATCGCCGAGCGGCTAATCCGAGTACAAATTGAGAATCGCCCAGCAGTTGACGTCATTCGCCTATACGACTCAAGAGAAACCCTCTTCTACTGCGATCCCCCGTACATCCATGAAACACGCGGTGATTCCAAAGCTTACTCGAACGAGATGACTGATGAACAGCACGAAGAGTTGGCTGACGTGTTGAACCGGGTGAAAGGCCAAGTCGCTCTCAGCAACTACGATTGCGGCTTAATGAACCGCCTATACCCATCGAAGAGGTGGATAAAGACTGTTAGCTCCTTGCGTACAATTCATTCTACGAAAGACAAACGAAGGGAAGTTCTCTGGACAAATTACGACCCGCACCAACAGAAGCACACAACGGCTAACCTATTTTGA
- a CDS encoding restriction endonuclease, SacI family, whose amino-acid sequence MVDHEDAKAILERAWGDVANGRIAAPPKIKALIDRVMQAEGAKGFRYLLVTGTLARCVDPDAHPRAIQAGSDLPGAYDARSLCHKVVVGFEKTKGNLFGLSNEPFLSKPLRHPEHDKNNPQLRNKKAARDLHEALELVRQAPESEVYATLVQILRMGKVRADATKSAIVGGERTLGLSIEFVTRFLLKADGGARLVAVWGALLTLSNEEAEVKVYNPNQSDEYSGTLGDVEVHVADSVISASECKHRPLNLDDVEHGLHKNTLGAEYIFVVAAGLQTGQEEAIRKRIAAASELADVSLVDASRDFVPILKLIGPHRRQKLGQCVVELLRKMREFNCADEAAQLWNNIQSK is encoded by the coding sequence TTGGTGGACCATGAGGATGCTAAAGCGATCTTAGAGCGCGCTTGGGGTGACGTCGCAAACGGGCGGATCGCAGCACCTCCGAAGATTAAAGCTTTGATTGACAGGGTCATGCAGGCGGAGGGGGCGAAAGGCTTCCGATACCTGTTGGTGACCGGGACTCTAGCTCGCTGTGTGGATCCAGATGCTCATCCGAGAGCGATCCAAGCTGGCAGTGATTTGCCGGGTGCCTATGATGCAAGAAGCCTATGTCACAAAGTTGTCGTAGGCTTCGAAAAAACGAAGGGGAATTTGTTTGGTCTGTCCAACGAACCCTTCTTGAGCAAACCACTCCGACACCCCGAACACGACAAGAACAATCCTCAACTAAGAAACAAAAAGGCCGCGCGAGATCTTCATGAGGCCTTGGAACTGGTCCGGCAAGCGCCAGAATCAGAAGTGTACGCGACGCTTGTTCAGATTTTGCGAATGGGCAAGGTGCGTGCGGATGCAACCAAGTCGGCGATTGTAGGTGGAGAACGAACGCTGGGACTCAGCATCGAGTTTGTCACACGATTCTTGCTGAAAGCAGACGGTGGCGCGCGGCTTGTGGCGGTATGGGGTGCGCTGCTGACACTTAGCAATGAGGAAGCTGAAGTAAAGGTTTACAACCCAAATCAATCCGATGAGTATTCGGGGACACTAGGCGATGTCGAGGTTCATGTCGCGGATTCCGTGATCTCGGCATCTGAGTGTAAGCACCGGCCACTTAATCTGGATGACGTCGAGCACGGGTTGCACAAGAATACTCTTGGGGCAGAGTACATTTTTGTCGTTGCAGCTGGACTACAGACCGGCCAAGAGGAAGCAATCAGAAAACGCATCGCAGCGGCATCGGAACTGGCCGATGTCTCCCTGGTGGATGCGAGCAGGGACTTTGTACCAATTCTTAAGCTAATCGGCCCACACCGCCGGCAAAAGCTCGGTCAATGTGTGGTTGAGTTACTCCGAAAAATGAGGGAATTCAACTGCGCTGATGAAGCTGCACAACTGTGGAACAACATTCAGTCAAAATAG
- a CDS encoding helix-turn-helix domain-containing protein yields the protein MKSEQRFFTALGRRIRALRQQRGYSQEDMISFGFSARHWQQIERGRPITLRTLLRISKAFDVPIDRLLKGL from the coding sequence GTGAAAAGCGAACAACGTTTTTTCACAGCACTCGGCAGACGCATTCGAGCTCTCAGGCAGCAGCGCGGCTATAGCCAAGAGGACATGATTTCGTTTGGGTTCTCCGCACGGCATTGGCAGCAGATTGAGAGAGGCCGTCCGATCACTCTTAGAACGCTGTTGCGAATTTCTAAGGCGTTTGATGTGCCGATCGATCGTTTGCTTAAGGGGCTTTAG
- a CDS encoding glycine C-acetyltransferase has translation MTTTARTNPLSYLTETLNELKQKGTHFKLRVLDDEQAPVCTFDGKKVINLASNNYLGLTTHPKLREAALAATRKYGVGSGAVRTIAGTMKIHMELEEKIARFKNVEACVVFQSGFAANAGTVSAVLGKGDFIISDQLNHASIIDGARLSRANIKVFRHKDMAEAEELLKEIEGEPGRKLLITDGVFSMDGDIGPLPALCALAEKYGAIMMVDDAHASGVLGRNGRGTVDHFNVHGRVDIQVGTLSKAIGALGGYVCGTRDLIDFLFHRARPFLFSTSHPPSVAATCIAAFDVLEQEPERMEKLWENTRYWKKELGNLGFDIGGKTTPASETPITPIIIGDGKLTMDFSRELFKEGVFGTGITYPTVPEGKARIRTIMTATHTRDELDRALDVLKRVGKRMGILS, from the coding sequence ATGACCACGACTGCGCGCACCAATCCGCTTTCCTACCTCACCGAGACGCTGAACGAGCTCAAGCAGAAGGGCACGCACTTCAAGCTGCGGGTGCTCGACGACGAGCAGGCCCCGGTGTGCACCTTCGACGGCAAGAAGGTCATCAACCTGGCGTCGAACAATTACCTGGGGCTGACCACGCACCCCAAGCTGCGCGAGGCGGCGCTGGCGGCGACCAGGAAGTACGGCGTGGGCTCGGGCGCGGTGCGCACCATCGCCGGCACCATGAAGATCCACATGGAGCTGGAAGAGAAGATCGCGCGCTTCAAGAACGTGGAGGCGTGCGTGGTCTTCCAGTCGGGCTTCGCGGCCAATGCGGGGACGGTCTCGGCGGTGCTGGGCAAGGGAGACTTCATCATCTCCGACCAGCTCAATCACGCCAGCATCATCGACGGCGCGCGCCTCTCGCGGGCCAACATCAAGGTTTTTCGCCACAAGGACATGGCCGAAGCCGAGGAGCTGCTCAAGGAAATCGAGGGCGAGCCCGGGCGCAAGCTGCTGATCACCGACGGCGTCTTCTCCATGGACGGCGACATCGGGCCGCTGCCCGCGCTGTGCGCCCTGGCGGAAAAGTACGGCGCCATCATGATGGTGGACGACGCGCACGCCTCGGGCGTCCTGGGGCGCAACGGCCGCGGCACCGTGGACCACTTCAACGTCCACGGGCGCGTGGACATCCAGGTAGGCACGCTCTCCAAAGCGATCGGCGCGCTGGGCGGATACGTGTGCGGCACCCGCGACCTGATCGACTTCCTCTTCCACCGCGCGCGGCCCTTCCTGTTCTCCACTTCGCACCCGCCGTCGGTCGCCGCCACCTGCATCGCCGCCTTCGACGTGCTGGAGCAGGAGCCGGAGCGCATGGAAAAGCTGTGGGAGAACACGCGTTACTGGAAGAAGGAGCTGGGCAACCTGGGCTTCGACATCGGCGGCAAGACCACACCGGCCAGCGAGACCCCCATCACCCCCATCATCATCGGCGACGGCAAGCTGACGATGGACTTCTCCCGCGAGCTGTTCAAGGAAGGCGTCTTCGGCACCGGCATCACCTATCCCACTGTGCCCGAGGGCAAGGCCCGCATCCGCACCATCATGACCGCTACCCACACCCGCGACGAACTCGATCGCGCGCTGGACGTGCTGAAGCGCGTCGGGAAGCGGATGGGGATCCTCTCCTGA